Proteins co-encoded in one Candidatus Paceibacterota bacterium genomic window:
- a CDS encoding helix-turn-helix transcriptional regulator: MVEISTKLGQNLKRIRTAKKLSQGAISRKLEVHRAYISGIENGKRNPTLATIQKLAKALGVSADELLK, translated from the coding sequence ATGGTCGAAATATCAACAAAACTTGGTCAAAATCTAAAGCGGATTAGAACCGCTAAAAAATTGTCGCAGGGCGCAATCTCTCGCAAATTAGAAGTTCACCGAGCTTATATCAGCGGGATTGAAAATGGAAAAAGAAACCCAACGCTTGCAACAATTCAGAAATTAGCTAAGGCTCTTGGAGTTTCGGCGGATGAATTGTTAAAATAA